The following are from one region of the Bradyrhizobium sediminis genome:
- a CDS encoding L,D-transpeptidase, with translation MSSLRAKLGILAAGLMLSGCMQATTYQAAPEATLKPADKTQLAKARYEKVAVAEPFRRAIVDYHRREQPGSIVVDSDNHYLYLVQDGGKAIRYGITVGEEALAFSGIARVGNMAEWPKWTPTADIHKRIEGLPASVPGGVDNPLGARALYLYQGNRDTLFRIHGTNQPEYIGASISSGCIRMTNEDVIDLYSRVKQGTIVVVLDPKQGDSPQNSKMALQGGGNSAF, from the coding sequence ATGTCGTCGCTAAGGGCAAAATTGGGAATCCTGGCCGCCGGCCTGATGCTGTCTGGCTGCATGCAGGCCACGACCTACCAGGCCGCCCCGGAGGCCACCCTCAAGCCTGCGGACAAGACCCAACTGGCCAAGGCACGCTACGAGAAGGTCGCGGTCGCCGAGCCGTTCCGCCGCGCCATCGTCGATTACCACCGCCGCGAGCAGCCGGGCTCGATCGTGGTCGATTCCGACAACCACTATCTTTATCTGGTGCAGGACGGCGGCAAGGCGATCCGGTACGGCATCACCGTGGGCGAGGAAGCGCTGGCCTTCTCCGGCATTGCGCGCGTCGGCAACATGGCGGAATGGCCGAAATGGACTCCTACCGCTGACATCCACAAGCGCATCGAAGGCCTGCCCGCGTCGGTGCCCGGCGGCGTCGACAATCCGCTCGGAGCCCGCGCGCTCTATTTGTACCAGGGCAACCGTGACACGCTGTTCCGGATTCATGGCACCAACCAGCCGGAATATATCGGCGCATCGATTTCCTCCGGCTGCATTCGCATGACCAACGAGGACGTCATCGACCTCTACAGCCGGGTCAAGCAAGGCACCATCGTGGTGGTGCTGGACCCGAAGCAGGGCGACTCGCCGCAAAATTCGAAGATGGCGCTGCAGGGCGGCGGCAATAGCGCCTTCTGA